In one window of Fusobacteria bacterium ZRK30 DNA:
- the trxB gene encoding thioredoxin-disulfide reductase produces the protein MSKIYDLIVVGAGPAGLSSALYAGRSKLSTLVLEKSKTGGQIVITHEVANYPGSVREATGPSLIARMVEQVVEFGAEIKSDDVIDVDFSGDIKIVKGEKEEYKAKSVIIATGATPRKMGCPGEAEFTGKGVSYCATCDADFFEDFEVFVIGGGDTAVEEAMYLTKFARKVTIVHRRDELRAAKSIQEKAFKNDKLEFMWDSTVEELKGDGILETAVFRNLKTGELTEFHADEEDGTFGLFAFVGYVPHSDTFKGHIEMDDWGYIKTDDEMRTNVEGVFAAGDIRPKALRQVVTATADGAIAATLAEKYMEEKF, from the coding sequence ATGTCAAAAATATACGACCTTATAGTAGTAGGAGCAGGGCCAGCAGGATTATCATCGGCTCTATATGCAGGAAGATCAAAATTATCTACATTAGTATTGGAAAAGAGTAAAACAGGAGGACAGATTGTTATAACTCATGAAGTAGCAAACTATCCTGGATCTGTAAGAGAAGCTACAGGACCATCTCTAATCGCTAGAATGGTAGAACAAGTTGTAGAATTCGGTGCAGAGATCAAATCTGACGATGTAATAGATGTAGATTTTTCTGGAGACATCAAAATTGTTAAAGGGGAAAAAGAAGAATATAAAGCTAAATCAGTTATTATAGCAACTGGAGCTACACCTAGAAAGATGGGTTGTCCTGGAGAAGCTGAATTTACTGGTAAGGGAGTTTCATACTGTGCTACATGTGATGCTGACTTCTTTGAAGATTTCGAAGTATTCGTAATCGGTGGAGGAGACACAGCAGTTGAAGAAGCAATGTACCTAACTAAATTTGCTAGAAAAGTAACTATAGTACATAGAAGAGATGAATTAAGAGCAGCTAAATCTATTCAAGAGAAAGCATTTAAAAACGACAAGTTAGAATTTATGTGGGATTCAACAGTTGAAGAATTAAAAGGTGACGGAATATTAGAAACAGCAGTATTCAGAAACTTAAAAACTGGAGAATTAACAGAATTCCATGCAGATGAAGAAGATGGAACATTTGGATTATTCGCATTTGTTGGTTATGTACCACATTCAGATACATTCAAAGGTCATATCGAAATGGATGACTGGGGATATATCAAAACTGATGACGAAATGAGAACAAATGTAGAAGGAGTATTTGCAGCAGGAGATATCAGACCTAAAGCACTTAGACAAGTAGTAACAGCAACTGCTGATGGAGCAATCGCAGCAACGTTAGCTGAAAAATATATGGAAGAAAAATTTTAA
- a CDS encoding glycine/sarcosine/betaine reductase component B subunit produces MKLELGNFYVKDVKFGDTTAYANGILTINKDEALAYVMEDEHITEADIVIARPGENKRIVPVKEAVEPRCRVNGNPVFPGVTGGMTPAGNGRTHALKNTSVLAVGKHWGSFGDGMIDMSGEGADLTYFSKLINVCLVADTDEEFERYEQQKKNKALRWGAMRLSEYLGNAVKEMEPEEIEEFELQPIIKRDEKIKALPAVVYVMQPQSQMEESGYNDLVYGWDANRMVPTFMNPNEILDGAIISGSFMPCSSKWSTYDMQNCPTIKELYKAHGETINFLGVIMSNLNVAMEQKERAAAFVAQMAKSLGADGAILTEEGYGNPDADFIACFDALEDVGVKTVGITNECTGRDGQSQPLVVLSEKANAIVSCGNVSQLIKLPPMEEVIGELAALGRDGLAGGWEGDEKLGPSVREDGSVILENNSMFCGDQVLGWSQKTMKEY; encoded by the coding sequence ATGAAACTTGAATTGGGAAATTTTTATGTTAAAGATGTTAAGTTTGGGGATACTACAGCTTATGCGAATGGTATTCTTACAATTAACAAAGATGAAGCCTTGGCTTATGTTATGGAAGATGAGCATATTACCGAAGCAGATATCGTTATCGCTAGACCTGGTGAAAACAAGAGAATTGTTCCTGTAAAGGAAGCTGTTGAGCCTAGATGTAGAGTAAATGGAAATCCAGTATTTCCAGGTGTAACAGGTGGAATGACTCCTGCAGGTAATGGAAGAACGCATGCACTTAAGAACACAAGTGTATTAGCAGTAGGAAAGCACTGGGGAAGTTTTGGAGACGGAATGATAGATATGAGTGGAGAAGGAGCAGATTTAACTTATTTCTCTAAACTAATCAATGTTTGTCTTGTAGCTGACACAGATGAGGAATTTGAAAGATATGAGCAACAAAAGAAAAATAAAGCTCTTAGATGGGGTGCAATGAGACTTTCTGAATATTTAGGTAATGCAGTTAAAGAAATGGAACCTGAAGAAATAGAAGAGTTTGAATTACAGCCAATCATTAAAAGAGATGAAAAAATAAAAGCACTTCCAGCAGTTGTATATGTAATGCAACCACAATCACAAATGGAAGAATCTGGATACAATGACTTAGTATATGGATGGGATGCAAATAGAATGGTTCCAACTTTCATGAATCCAAATGAAATTTTAGATGGAGCAATCATCAGTGGTTCATTCATGCCTTGTTCATCTAAATGGTCTACATATGATATGCAAAACTGTCCTACAATTAAAGAGTTATACAAAGCACATGGAGAAACTATTAACTTCTTAGGAGTTATCATGTCTAACTTAAATGTAGCAATGGAGCAAAAAGAAAGAGCAGCAGCATTCGTAGCTCAAATGGCTAAGTCATTAGGTGCAGATGGAGCTATCTTAACAGAAGAAGGATACGGAAACCCAGATGCAGACTTTATTGCATGTTTTGATGCTTTAGAAGATGTTGGTGTAAAAACTGTAGGAATCACTAATGAGTGTACTGGTAGAGACGGTCAATCTCAACCATTAGTTGTACTAAGTGAAAAAGCTAATGCAATTGTTTCTTGTGGAAATGTATCACAATTAATTAAATTACCACCAATGGAAGAAGTAATCGGTGAATTAGCAGCATTAGGTAGAGATGGTTTAGCTGGTGGATGGGAAGGCGACGAGAAATTAGGTCCTTCAGTTAGAGAAGACGGTTCAGTTATTTTAGAAAATAACTCAATGTTCTGTGGAGATCAAGTACTTGGATGGTCTCAAAAAACAATGAAAGAATATTAA
- a CDS encoding replication initiation protein, which yields MENILTFEQIKRLKKDITVEFSSRLTKKEKKIIQTIIDEKDSASISIKKMCEILEIEGIEEIKKILSKFMTKYLLLTSDQASYFSFVSILEMFHIIGENIHLKFSSQIINSFEIGSSYEKLGINKIITFKEKFTYRFYQHIKRNLFDKVEISMKELRELLEIKDTYKRFYDIEKNLLKPIFKDLEDIGGLSLEYTKIKDGEFKSAKITAIIIEKKVVKDITNSVINEIMTEIKLKVENFTYIFDLIEKAIAHRGVKHVKMEVDYALKHYNYNDLRVSFDLFLSRILSQEINVIPKVIIEPDYIIKKKYKTLFELHSEVLSTIKKFNKGTSYASIYLFNSQFLLKIYNLKDGESIICCGKGVKVEIHYEKNSVSILKFYFEGTKQKSL from the coding sequence ATGGAAAACATTTTAACTTTTGAACAAATTAAAAGATTAAAAAAAGATATTACAGTAGAATTTTCTAGTCGGTTGACTAAAAAAGAAAAAAAAATTATACAAACAATTATTGATGAAAAAGATTCTGCATCAATTTCTATAAAAAAAATGTGTGAAATCTTAGAAATAGAAGGAATAGAGGAAATAAAAAAAATCCTCTCCAAATTTATGACAAAATATTTATTGTTAACTTCAGATCAAGCCTCTTATTTTAGTTTTGTTAGTATTTTAGAAATGTTTCATATTATAGGTGAAAACATTCATTTAAAATTCTCAAGTCAAATTATCAATTCATTTGAAATTGGGAGTAGTTATGAAAAATTAGGAATAAATAAAATTATAACTTTTAAAGAAAAGTTTACCTACAGATTTTATCAACATATAAAAAGAAATCTTTTTGACAAAGTAGAAATAAGTATGAAAGAATTGAGAGAACTATTAGAGATAAAAGATACTTATAAAAGATTTTATGATATAGAAAAAAACCTCTTAAAACCTATTTTTAAAGATTTAGAAGACATAGGAGGTCTGTCTCTAGAATATACTAAAATAAAAGATGGGGAGTTTAAAAGTGCTAAAATTACTGCAATTATTATAGAGAAAAAAGTTGTAAAAGATATAACTAATAGTGTCATTAATGAGATAATGACAGAGATAAAATTAAAAGTTGAAAATTTTACATATATATTTGACCTTATTGAAAAAGCTATAGCTCATAGAGGTGTAAAACATGTTAAAATGGAAGTTGACTATGCACTTAAACACTATAATTACAATGATTTAAGAGTTAGCTTTGATCTATTTTTAAGTAGAATATTATCCCAAGAAATAAATGTGATTCCAAAGGTAATAATAGAGCCAGATTATATAATAAAGAAAAAATACAAAACATTATTTGAACTTCATAGTGAAGTATTGAGTACAATAAAAAAATTCAATAAGGGTACTTCTTACGCTTCTATCTACCTTTTCAATTCCCAATTTTTACTAAAGATCTATAATTTAAAAGATGGAGAAAGTATAATTTGTTGTGGTAAGGGAGTAAAGGTAGAAATTCATTATGAAAAAAATAGTGTATCCATACTTAAATTTTATTTTGAGGGGACTAAGCAAAAAAGTCTGTAA
- the grdA gene encoding glycine/sarcosine/betaine reductase complex selenoprotein A, which translates to MFENKKLIIVGDRDGVPGEAIKACAETIPSVEVIFASTECFVUTAAGAMDLENQKRIKDFATEYGAENLVVILGAAEAEASGLAAETVTMGDPTFSGVLANEALGLSVFHVLEDQFKGSVDADVFEEQVGMMEMVLEVEEIVEEMNEIRGEGCKYL; encoded by the coding sequence ATGTTCGAAAATAAAAAGTTAATAATAGTAGGAGATAGAGACGGTGTACCTGGAGAAGCTATAAAAGCTTGTGCAGAAACAATCCCTTCAGTAGAGGTAATATTTGCTTCTACAGAATGTTTTGTCTGAACGGCAGCAGGAGCAATGGATTTAGAGAATCAAAAAAGAATTAAAGATTTCGCAACTGAATATGGAGCAGAAAACTTAGTAGTTATATTAGGAGCAGCAGAAGCAGAGGCATCTGGATTAGCTGCAGAAACAGTAACAATGGGAGACCCTACATTCTCAGGAGTACTAGCTAACGAAGCGTTAGGATTATCAGTATTCCACGTATTAGAAGATCAATTCAAAGGTTCTGTAGATGCAGACGTATTTGAAGAGCAAGTAGGAATGATGGAAATGGTATTAGAAGTAGAAGAAATCGTAGAAGAAATGAACGAAATCAGAGGAGAAGGTTGTAAATACCTTTAA
- a CDS encoding thioredoxin family protein, with protein MLVVDKGTFEEEVLNAEGYVLVDYYSDGCVPCKALLPELEVIAEKNADKAKFVKLNTSKARRMAIKQKVLGLPTITLYKGGEKVAELTKDDATAKNIENMLAENIK; from the coding sequence ATGTTAGTAGTAGATAAGGGAACATTTGAAGAAGAAGTACTAAATGCAGAAGGTTATGTATTAGTAGATTATTATAGTGACGGGTGTGTACCGTGTAAAGCGTTATTACCTGAATTAGAAGTAATAGCTGAAAAAAATGCTGATAAAGCTAAATTCGTAAAATTAAACACAAGTAAAGCAAGAAGAATGGCGATAAAGCAAAAAGTATTAGGATTACCTACAATCACTTTATATAAAGGTGGAGAAAAAGTAGCAGAATTAACAAAAGACGATGCAACAGCTAAAAACATTGAAAATATGTTAGCAGAAAACATCAAGTAA
- the grdH gene encoding betaine reductase selenoprotein B, which translates to MKKAILYINQFFAGIGGEEKADHAPEIKEGLVGPSLALDAALKNAEVTHTVICGDNFMGSNQDEAVERILAFLEDKEFDIFFAGPSFQAGRYGNACGVICKAVKEKFGVPVISSMHVENPGVNMFKKEVVIFPGGRSAAAMRKDTKKMAAYADKILAGEKIGTAEEEGFYVRGIRHQVIDFTMEPAAVRGVKMLLKKLAGEEYVTELPIPKSDRVEIAPAVKDLSTSKIAIVTTGGIVPVANPDRIQSASATRWGMYDVSEMPRLEAGVFKTIHAGYDPAAADADPNVCVPLDALRAYETEGKIGSLDTHFYTTVGTGTTEAEASRMAEEMVPFLKEHGVDAVIMTSTUGTCTRCGTTMVKEIEKAGFPIVQMANLVPVAKTVGANKIVPTISIPYPLGDPNTSKEEQWKLRYHRVGVALDALATDIEDQTVFEVKF; encoded by the coding sequence ATGAAAAAAGCAATTTTATATATAAATCAATTTTTCGCTGGAATTGGTGGGGAAGAAAAAGCCGATCATGCTCCAGAAATTAAAGAAGGATTAGTAGGTCCTTCACTAGCGTTAGACGCAGCACTAAAAAATGCAGAAGTAACTCATACAGTAATTTGTGGAGATAACTTCATGGGTTCTAATCAAGATGAAGCAGTTGAAAGAATTTTAGCATTCTTAGAAGATAAAGAATTTGATATCTTCTTCGCAGGACCATCTTTCCAAGCAGGAAGATACGGAAACGCTTGTGGAGTAATCTGTAAAGCTGTTAAAGAAAAATTTGGAGTTCCTGTAATTTCATCTATGCATGTTGAAAATCCAGGAGTAAACATGTTTAAAAAAGAAGTTGTTATTTTCCCAGGTGGTAGAAGTGCCGCTGCAATGAGAAAAGACACTAAGAAAATGGCTGCTTATGCAGACAAAATTTTAGCTGGAGAAAAAATTGGAACAGCTGAAGAAGAAGGATTCTACGTAAGAGGAATCAGACATCAAGTAATTGACTTTACAATGGAACCAGCAGCAGTTAGAGGAGTTAAAATGCTTCTTAAAAAATTAGCTGGAGAAGAATATGTAACTGAGTTACCTATTCCAAAAAGTGATAGAGTTGAGATAGCACCAGCTGTTAAAGACTTATCAACTTCAAAAATAGCAATAGTTACTACAGGTGGAATAGTACCAGTAGCAAATCCAGATAGAATTCAATCTGCATCAGCTACAAGATGGGGAATGTATGATGTAAGTGAAATGCCAAGATTAGAAGCTGGAGTATTCAAAACTATCCATGCAGGTTATGATCCAGCAGCAGCAGATGCAGATCCTAACGTATGTGTACCTTTAGATGCATTGAGAGCATATGAGACTGAGGGGAAAATTGGAAGTTTAGATACACATTTCTATACTACAGTTGGAACTGGAACTACAGAAGCAGAAGCATCTAGAATGGCTGAAGAAATGGTACCATTCTTAAAAGAACATGGTGTTGACGCCGTTATCATGACTTCTACATGAGGTACTTGTACTCGTTGTGGAACAACGATGGTAAAAGAAATAGAAAAAGCTGGTTTCCCAATTGTACAAATGGCAAACTTAGTACCGGTTGCGAAAACAGTAGGTGCCAATAAGATAGTTCCTACAATTTCAATTCCTTACCCACTAGGAGATCCTAATACTTCTAAAGAAGAACAATGGAAGTTAAGATATCATAGAGTTGGAGTGGCATTAGACGCTCTTGCTACTGACATTGAAGATCAAACAGTATTTGAAGTTAAGTTTTAA
- a CDS encoding DUF2321 domain-containing protein, with product MEKLVKVKVKNLMSAICEKGHLQTSTLERVEDFCGDLCIKCNSKVLTHCTCGSPIKGGILAINARPDFTNVREPRYIESEKVPNYCHDCGKAYPWVEKFLEKYKNIL from the coding sequence ATGGAAAAATTAGTAAAAGTAAAAGTAAAAAATTTAATGTCTGCTATATGTGAAAAAGGACACCTTCAAACTTCTACACTTGAAAGAGTAGAGGATTTTTGTGGTGATCTATGTATCAAGTGTAATAGTAAAGTTTTAACTCACTGTACATGTGGCTCACCTATCAAAGGCGGTATCTTAGCTATAAATGCCAGACCTGATTTTACTAATGTTCGAGAACCGCGATATATAGAGAGTGAAAAAGTCCCAAATTACTGCCACGACTGCGGTAAAGCCTATCCATGGGTTGAAAAATTTCTAGAAAAATATAAGAATATTTTATAG
- a CDS encoding BCCT family transporter yields MKADTGVIKETNIKKSDATFYISIGLTLAIVLWGLVLPASFEKAGNATFGYLVNNFGWLYTISMSSFVAFCAYLAFSKYGSIKLGPDNSKPEYTLISWFAMLFSAGMGIGLVFWGAAEPMNFYVNPIIGIEGGTPRAAAFAMQHSFMHWGLHPWANYSVLALAMAYMQFRKGKPALVSSVFIPIVGEKAVKSWFGKMIDVFAIFATVAGVATSLGLGTYQINAGLNYLFGVPETKLVQILIVGIITAIFMLSAMAGVDKGMKFISNLNVGVILLMLVVCFLVGPTLLILKVFVESLGNYMGGFVGASFEMGTFTNDSWYGTWTVFYWAWWIAWAPFVGSFIARISKGRTIREFITGVLLAPTLASFIWFSVFGSMGLAQGLDLAKEAIVSTPTALFVVLSKYPMGMAVSVIAVVLLCTFFITSADAATFVLGMLSSKGDLNPPVGKKLLWGGIQSGLALALMLASANGLKMLQTISLVAAFPFVFIMIFAMISLMRSLKAEKNWNKEEVAETEEVEIEQIKEA; encoded by the coding sequence ATGAAAGCGGATACAGGTGTAATTAAAGAAACTAATATAAAAAAAAGTGATGCGACATTTTATATATCTATAGGTCTAACTTTAGCCATTGTATTATGGGGGCTAGTTTTACCTGCTAGTTTTGAAAAGGCAGGAAATGCAACTTTTGGTTATCTTGTGAATAATTTCGGATGGTTATATACTATCTCAATGTCATCATTTGTGGCATTTTGTGCATACTTAGCATTCAGTAAATATGGATCGATAAAATTAGGTCCTGACAATTCTAAACCAGAATATACTCTAATATCATGGTTTGCTATGCTCTTTTCAGCAGGAATGGGTATAGGATTAGTATTCTGGGGAGCAGCAGAACCTATGAATTTCTATGTTAATCCAATTATAGGGATTGAGGGAGGAACACCTAGGGCAGCAGCTTTTGCTATGCAGCATTCATTTATGCACTGGGGTCTTCATCCATGGGCTAACTATTCAGTATTAGCCTTAGCTATGGCTTATATGCAATTTAGAAAAGGTAAGCCAGCTCTTGTAAGTAGTGTATTCATTCCAATTGTGGGAGAAAAAGCTGTTAAATCATGGTTTGGGAAGATGATAGATGTATTTGCAATTTTTGCAACTGTTGCAGGAGTAGCTACATCTTTAGGACTTGGAACTTACCAAATAAATGCAGGATTAAACTATTTATTCGGAGTACCTGAAACAAAATTAGTTCAAATTTTAATTGTAGGAATAATAACTGCTATCTTTATGTTATCAGCAATGGCTGGAGTGGATAAAGGTATGAAATTTATATCTAACTTAAACGTAGGAGTAATCCTTTTAATGTTAGTTGTTTGTTTCTTAGTGGGACCTACATTATTAATATTAAAAGTATTTGTAGAATCTTTAGGGAACTATATGGGTGGATTTGTAGGTGCCAGTTTCGAGATGGGAACATTTACAAATGACTCTTGGTACGGAACTTGGACAGTATTCTACTGGGCATGGTGGATAGCATGGGCTCCATTTGTAGGAAGTTTTATTGCTAGAATATCTAAAGGAAGAACTATCAGAGAATTTATTACAGGAGTATTATTAGCTCCTACATTAGCTTCATTTATCTGGTTTTCAGTATTTGGAAGTATGGGATTAGCACAAGGATTAGATCTTGCTAAAGAAGCTATAGTTTCTACTCCTACAGCACTATTTGTAGTTTTAAGTAAGTATCCAATGGGAATGGCAGTATCTGTAATCGCAGTAGTTTTATTATGTACATTCTTTATCACTTCGGCAGATGCAGCTACGTTTGTATTAGGTATGTTAAGTTCTAAAGGGGATTTAAATCCACCGGTTGGAAAAAAACTTCTTTGGGGTGGAATTCAATCTGGATTAGCATTAGCTCTAATGTTAGCAAGTGCAAATGGACTTAAAATGTTACAGACAATATCTCTGGTCGCCGCCTTCCCGTTTGTATTCATAATGATCTTTGCTATGATTTCATTGATGAGATCATTAAAAGCTGAGAAGAATTGGAACAAAGAAGAAGTGGCGGAGACAGAAGAAGTAGAAATAGAGCAAATAAAAGAAGCATAA
- a CDS encoding TetR/AcrR family transcriptional regulator produces the protein MTRLERKLNVKRLFIDATMTIIQEEGLEEVSIRKVAKITGYNSATLYTYFKNLDHLILLACMKFLNEYITGLDAYTEEAENPLEESILIWEFFCKCSFERPEIYKSIFFSNLDFNRKDFENYYEIKEFYKIYPEEITTSFAKFHRMILKLDIYERNKILLIKTARKKLISPSNITTINDMQVLMYKGLLEEATKPENIYRRKVLCNRAIKYIKNCLKLFVLQDCRLLK, from the coding sequence ATGACCAGACTAGAACGAAAATTAAATGTAAAACGACTTTTTATAGATGCTACCATGACTATTATTCAAGAAGAAGGCTTAGAAGAGGTTAGTATAAGAAAAGTTGCCAAGATCACAGGTTACAACAGTGCGACCCTCTATACATACTTTAAGAATTTAGATCACTTAATTCTTTTAGCTTGTATGAAATTTTTAAATGAATATATCACTGGATTAGATGCTTATACTGAAGAAGCTGAAAACCCATTGGAGGAATCTATCCTCATTTGGGAGTTTTTCTGTAAATGCTCATTCGAAAGACCAGAGATATACAAATCTATATTTTTTTCTAATTTAGATTTTAACAGAAAAGATTTTGAAAATTACTACGAGATAAAGGAATTTTATAAAATTTATCCAGAGGAGATAACAACCTCCTTTGCAAAATTTCACCGTATGATCTTAAAATTAGATATCTATGAAAGAAATAAGATCCTTTTGATAAAGACAGCTCGAAAAAAACTGATTTCTCCGAGTAATATAACCACTATCAATGATATGCAGGTTCTTATGTATAAGGGACTATTAGAGGAAGCTACAAAACCTGAAAATATTTATAGACGTAAAGTTTTATGTAATAGAGCTATCAAATACA
- the grdD gene encoding glycine/sarcosine/betaine reductase complex component C subunit alpha, producing the protein MSLDIKQMIGETFLDIANAMETGSFGKRICVGITTIGSEHGVENIVKGAEKAALSGDFDVVLIGPKVETALRVVEANTEEEAHKRMEELIDSKEINSAVTMHYSFPIGTSTIGRVVTPAFGNDMLIGTTTGTSATNRTEAMFKNSLYGIATAKAIGIANPSVGILNVDSSRAVERSLRKLADNGYAINFGESRRADGGTIMRGNDLLMGSSDVMVTDSLTGNILMKMFSSYSTGGSYEANGYGYGPGVSFDMKRTILILSRASGVPVVEGAIKYAALLGKNDLAAIVSKEYEMIKKAGYEEILAGFVEAPKKPVEEFVKPEKEVVTAQVSGIDIMDLDDAALELMRNGIYAEAGMGCTGPIILVNETNKEKAIVILGENEYIAVEKTSC; encoded by the coding sequence ATGTCTTTAGATATTAAACAAATGATAGGTGAAACTTTTTTAGATATAGCCAATGCCATGGAAACAGGGTCGTTTGGTAAGAGAATATGTGTAGGAATAACTACAATAGGTAGTGAGCATGGAGTAGAAAACATCGTTAAAGGTGCAGAAAAAGCAGCTTTAAGTGGTGACTTTGATGTAGTTTTAATTGGACCTAAGGTAGAGACAGCTTTAAGAGTTGTAGAAGCTAACACTGAGGAAGAAGCGCATAAAAGAATGGAAGAATTAATCGATTCAAAAGAGATCAATTCAGCTGTAACTATGCATTACAGTTTCCCAATCGGTACTTCTACAATAGGTAGAGTAGTAACACCTGCTTTTGGAAATGACATGTTAATAGGAACTACAACAGGAACATCAGCTACTAACAGAACAGAAGCTATGTTTAAAAACTCACTTTATGGAATAGCAACAGCCAAAGCAATTGGAATAGCTAATCCTAGTGTTGGAATCTTAAACGTAGACAGCTCAAGAGCTGTAGAAAGATCTCTTAGAAAATTAGCTGACAACGGTTATGCAATTAACTTTGGTGAATCTAGAAGAGCAGATGGTGGAACAATCATGAGAGGAAACGACCTTTTAATGGGATCATCAGATGTAATGGTAACAGATAGTTTAACTGGAAATATTCTTATGAAGATGTTTTCTTCTTACTCAACAGGTGGAAGTTATGAAGCAAACGGATATGGATATGGTCCAGGAGTATCATTTGATATGAAGAGAACTATATTAATCTTATCTAGAGCATCAGGAGTACCTGTAGTAGAAGGAGCAATAAAATATGCTGCACTATTAGGGAAAAATGATCTTGCTGCAATAGTAAGCAAAGAATATGAGATGATAAAAAAAGCAGGATACGAAGAGATCTTAGCTGGTTTTGTTGAAGCACCTAAAAAACCAGTAGAAGAATTTGTAAAGCCTGAAAAAGAAGTAGTAACAGCGCAAGTATCAGGGATAGATATCATGGACTTAGATGATGCAGCACTAGAACTTATGAGAAATGGGATCTATGCAGAAGCAGGAATGGGTTGTACAGGACCAATCATCTTAGTAAATGAAACTAACAAAGAGAAAGCAATTGTTATCTTAGGAGAAAATGAATATATCGCAGTAGAAAAAACAAGCTGCTAA